A genomic window from Ruminiclostridium cellulolyticum H10 includes:
- the ccpM gene encoding Cys-rich peptide radical SAM maturase CcpM, with product MCKEYQPFIHMFETNGSKYFYDVNKNSIIGISEELADALNKNDMEHPKVQSLIEKGFLSDKHVETIIHPEDKFLEYHLNNKINMITIQVTQACNLRCTYCPYSGKYNNRQHSNRKMSLEMAIRGIDFLWEHSIDCDYVNIGFYGGEPIIEFDLIKESIEYAKTKFEGKHVNFSITTNGTIITREIIEYFYQNDVVLMISLDGPKDIHDKNRVYADNSGSFDTVISNITKIKENYPDYFSKVIFNVVADPENDYNCTSQFLSGNEVIQDAIINASEINMFYRKENVEISEDYFIKRGYEFFKLFLSQINRFDSEKVSPLVTSRFNMLEKMFNEQMEITESLPDKYHHGGPCIPGSQRLFMSVDGTFYPCERVSEESEVVKIGHIDRGIDIDKVRILLNIGKLTEEKCKNCWAIRYCSLCMVSCDNLKELSGKQKLSYCNSVKADVEGRLKDICVLKEIGVNFN from the coding sequence ATGTGTAAAGAATACCAGCCATTTATTCATATGTTCGAAACTAATGGGAGCAAATATTTTTATGATGTAAACAAAAATTCAATTATAGGCATATCAGAGGAATTAGCTGATGCATTAAACAAAAATGATATGGAGCATCCCAAAGTACAGTCCCTTATAGAAAAGGGTTTTTTATCGGACAAGCATGTCGAGACTATAATACATCCTGAAGACAAATTTCTTGAATACCATCTGAACAATAAAATCAATATGATAACTATTCAGGTGACACAGGCGTGCAATTTACGATGTACATATTGTCCATACTCTGGTAAATATAATAACCGCCAACACTCAAACAGAAAAATGAGTTTAGAAATGGCCATAAGAGGCATTGATTTTCTATGGGAACATTCCATTGACTGTGATTATGTAAACATAGGTTTTTATGGTGGAGAGCCGATCATCGAATTTGATTTAATAAAAGAATCCATAGAATACGCTAAAACTAAATTTGAAGGAAAGCATGTTAATTTCAGCATCACTACTAATGGAACCATAATTACAAGGGAAATAATAGAGTATTTTTATCAAAATGATGTTGTACTTATGATAAGTCTGGATGGACCCAAGGATATACACGATAAGAATAGAGTATATGCGGATAACTCCGGTTCATTTGATACAGTTATCAGCAATATAACGAAGATTAAGGAAAACTACCCGGATTATTTCAGTAAGGTAATATTTAATGTTGTAGCCGACCCTGAGAATGACTACAATTGTACAAGTCAGTTTCTCTCAGGAAATGAGGTTATACAGGATGCAATTATTAATGCAAGTGAAATAAATATGTTCTACAGGAAAGAGAATGTTGAAATATCCGAAGATTACTTCATAAAAAGGGGATACGAGTTTTTTAAATTATTTCTTTCACAGATAAATCGTTTTGATTCTGAAAAAGTATCACCATTAGTTACTTCCAGATTTAATATGTTGGAAAAGATGTTCAACGAACAGATGGAAATAACAGAATCACTGCCTGATAAATATCATCATGGAGGGCCGTGTATCCCGGGCTCTCAACGCTTATTTATGAGTGTAGACGGAACATTTTATCCATGTGAACGTGTCAGCGAGGAATCAGAAGTCGTAAAAATCGGCCATATTGATAGAGGAATTGATATAGACAAAGTCAGAATTTTATTAAATATCGGAAAGCTGACTGAGGAAAAATGTAAAAATTGCTGGGCCATACGTTATTGTTCCTTGTGCATGGTTTCATGTGACAATTTAAAAGAGTTGTCGGGCAAACAAAAGCTCTCATATTGCAATTCGGTAAAAGCTGATGTTGAAGGCAGACTAAAGGATATATGTGTACTAAAGGAGATTGGTGTGAATTTTAACTAA